One segment of Streptomyces sp. NA02950 DNA contains the following:
- a CDS encoding HAD family hydrolase, producing MASHTVTVGFDLDMTLIDSRPGIKAAYEELSARTGTFVDAELAITRLGPPLEQELAHWFPDERIPEISDLYRELYPEYAIGPTPALPGALEAIEAVRRAGGRSVVVTAKHEPNAKLHLSHLGIAPDAVVGWLWAEAKAEALREYGATVYVGDHTGDVRGARIADALSVAVPTGPCDADELRQAGADVVLGDLTAFPAWLERHLDGRSTGS from the coding sequence ATGGCTTCGCACACGGTGACGGTCGGCTTCGACCTGGACATGACGCTCATCGACTCCCGGCCCGGTATCAAGGCGGCGTACGAAGAGCTGTCCGCCCGCACCGGCACCTTCGTGGACGCCGAGCTGGCCATCACCCGGCTGGGGCCGCCGCTGGAGCAGGAGCTCGCACACTGGTTCCCCGACGAGCGCATCCCGGAGATCAGCGACCTCTACCGCGAGCTGTACCCGGAGTACGCGATCGGGCCCACGCCCGCGCTGCCCGGCGCCCTCGAGGCGATCGAGGCGGTGCGGCGGGCCGGGGGCCGGAGCGTGGTGGTCACCGCCAAGCACGAGCCCAACGCCAAGCTGCACCTGAGCCATCTGGGCATCGCGCCGGACGCGGTCGTCGGCTGGCTGTGGGCCGAGGCCAAGGCGGAGGCGCTGCGCGAGTACGGGGCGACGGTCTACGTAGGCGACCACACCGGCGATGTACGGGGCGCGCGCATCGCGGACGCGCTGTCGGTGGCCGTCCCCACGGGGCCGTGCGACGCGGACGAACTGCGTCAGGCCGGGGCCGATGTGGTGCTCGGGGATCTGACGGCGTTCCCGGCGTGGCTGGAGCGCCACCTCGACGGGCGGTCGACCGGGAGCTGA
- a CDS encoding helicase C-terminal domain-containing protein, protein MTSSRNREARVAAETGPADSGRGAPRTLAEELRARPDDALATLLHARPDLLSPVPNDLTQLATRAGTRASVVRAVERLDRFALQTAEALAVAPDPCPYETLRALMTGTDEGVGGEAAGEAGPSAAAPLPAERRAHIAAELPRAVATLRGQALVWGGDDRLRLVRTARELLSPSPTAPSPTGLGPTVREATSGMSPGRLQELLATAGLPPTHDPVTAAAALAGLFGDRARMAALLAQAPEGGHAVLAKLVWGPPYGEASVASPTPPVAWLLERGLLLPSGQRNVVLPREVALHLRGGRAHRTPEPLPPPLPPAAEHRPQAVDSTAAGQAFTALATVEELMGQWESAAPQVLRAGGLSVRDLKRTAAALDVTEQVAAFWIELAYAAGLLASDGETDERYAPTPAYDDWLRLPPEEQWARLVSAWLAATRTAGLVGGRDAKGRTLAALGPELDRSPAPEVRRRLLTLLATLPAGASADLDGLLARLRWERPPHRGAAPAVPAPSGPSGPSGLSGPSTASGTGSGAGAGSGVDSGSGSGSGDDLRSRLARWALAEAELLGITGRAALSTHGRVLLGQPPKGPAPTTAPKAAPGTTAGTPTTPAEVATAAAKAARLLAPLLPEPLDHVLLQADLTAVAPGPLQRPLAETLGVLAEVESKGGATVYRFTPASVRRALDAGRAADDLHTFLAAHSRTPVPQPLAYLIDDVARKHGHLRIGAASAYLRCDDDTLLAEILADRRSAALRLRRLAPTVLASQAPPDVLLEGLRGMGYAPAAESAEGDVLITRAEARRTPPRTAPTPVPDGPPRPDDTLLGAAVRAIRAGDLAATAPHKPVRAAAGAGTGGAAAATGTSGRLPRTTSADTLATMQAAALTGSAVWIGYVNADGAASQRVIAPVRVEGGFVTAYDHTADEVRTYPLHRITGVAELADEAG, encoded by the coding sequence ATGACCAGCTCGCGGAATCGGGAGGCGCGCGTGGCGGCAGAGACCGGCCCGGCGGACAGCGGCCGCGGTGCGCCGCGCACACTCGCCGAGGAGCTGCGCGCCCGCCCCGACGACGCCCTCGCCACCCTGCTGCACGCCCGCCCCGACCTGCTGTCCCCGGTCCCGAACGACCTCACCCAGCTCGCCACCCGGGCCGGGACCCGGGCCTCGGTCGTACGGGCGGTGGAGCGCCTGGACCGGTTCGCGCTCCAGACCGCCGAGGCGCTGGCGGTGGCGCCCGACCCGTGTCCGTACGAGACGCTGCGCGCCCTGATGACGGGGACGGACGAGGGAGTGGGCGGCGAGGCGGCCGGCGAGGCGGGCCCGTCCGCCGCGGCGCCCCTCCCCGCCGAGCGGCGCGCGCATATCGCCGCCGAGCTGCCGCGCGCCGTGGCCACGCTGCGCGGCCAGGCCCTCGTCTGGGGCGGCGACGACCGGCTGCGGCTGGTCCGTACCGCCCGTGAGCTGCTGTCCCCCTCCCCCACCGCACCGTCCCCGACCGGTCTCGGCCCCACCGTCCGGGAGGCCACCTCCGGGATGTCCCCCGGCCGCCTCCAGGAGTTGCTGGCCACGGCCGGACTGCCACCCACGCACGACCCGGTGACGGCCGCGGCCGCCCTGGCCGGGCTGTTCGGCGACCGCGCGCGGATGGCGGCGCTGCTGGCCCAGGCGCCCGAGGGGGGCCATGCCGTCCTGGCCAAGCTGGTCTGGGGGCCGCCGTACGGCGAGGCGTCCGTGGCCTCGCCGACCCCGCCCGTCGCCTGGCTGCTGGAGCGCGGGCTGCTGCTGCCGTCCGGGCAGCGCAATGTGGTGCTCCCCCGTGAGGTCGCGCTGCATCTGCGCGGCGGCCGGGCGCACCGCACCCCCGAACCGCTTCCGCCGCCGCTGCCGCCCGCCGCCGAACACCGTCCACAGGCTGTGGACAGCACCGCCGCGGGCCAGGCGTTCACCGCGCTGGCCACTGTCGAGGAGCTGATGGGGCAGTGGGAGAGCGCCGCGCCGCAGGTGCTGCGCGCGGGCGGGCTGAGCGTGCGCGACCTGAAGCGGACCGCCGCCGCGCTCGATGTGACCGAGCAGGTCGCCGCGTTCTGGATCGAGCTGGCCTACGCCGCCGGGCTGCTGGCCTCCGACGGCGAGACCGACGAGCGCTACGCCCCCACCCCCGCCTACGACGACTGGCTACGGCTGCCCCCCGAGGAGCAGTGGGCCCGGCTCGTCTCCGCCTGGCTCGCCGCGACCCGTACGGCCGGCCTGGTCGGCGGCCGTGACGCCAAGGGCCGTACGCTCGCCGCGCTCGGCCCGGAGCTGGACCGCTCCCCCGCCCCCGAGGTCCGCCGCCGCCTGCTCACGCTGCTCGCGACCCTCCCGGCCGGGGCTTCGGCCGACCTCGACGGGCTGCTGGCACGGCTGCGTTGGGAGCGGCCGCCGCACCGGGGGGCGGCGCCGGCCGTCCCGGCGCCCTCGGGTCCCTCGGGTCCCTCGGGGCTCTCAGGCCCCTCGACGGCGTCCGGTACCGGTTCCGGCGCCGGTGCCGGTTCCGGTGTCGATTCCGGTTCCGGTTCCGGCTCCGGTGACGATCTGCGGTCGCGGCTGGCCCGTTGGGCCCTCGCCGAGGCCGAACTCCTCGGCATCACCGGCCGCGCCGCCCTCTCCACCCACGGCCGCGTACTCCTCGGCCAGCCGCCGAAGGGCCCGGCCCCGACCACCGCCCCAAAGGCCGCTCCGGGGACAACCGCCGGGACGCCGACCACCCCCGCCGAGGTGGCCACCGCGGCCGCGAAGGCCGCTCGCCTCCTCGCCCCGCTGCTGCCCGAACCCCTGGACCACGTCCTGCTCCAGGCCGATCTGACCGCCGTCGCGCCCGGTCCCTTGCAACGGCCGCTCGCCGAGACCCTCGGCGTCCTGGCCGAGGTCGAGTCCAAGGGCGGCGCCACGGTCTACCGCTTCACCCCCGCCTCCGTACGCCGTGCGCTCGACGCCGGACGCGCCGCCGACGATCTGCACACCTTTCTCGCCGCACACTCCCGCACCCCGGTGCCCCAGCCGCTGGCGTACCTGATCGACGACGTGGCCCGGAAACACGGCCATCTGCGGATCGGCGCCGCCTCCGCGTATCTGCGCTGCGACGACGACACGCTGCTCGCCGAGATCCTCGCCGACCGCCGCTCCGCCGCGCTGCGGCTGCGCCGTCTCGCCCCCACCGTGCTGGCCTCCCAGGCCCCACCGGACGTGCTGCTCGAGGGGCTGCGCGGCATGGGGTACGCACCGGCGGCCGAATCCGCCGAGGGGGATGTGCTGATCACCCGCGCCGAGGCCCGGCGCACCCCGCCCCGTACCGCGCCCACACCGGTGCCGGACGGCCCGCCGAGGCCCGATGACACGCTCCTCGGCGCCGCCGTGCGCGCCATCCGCGCCGGGGACCTCGCCGCCACCGCGCCCCACAAGCCGGTACGGGCGGCAGCGGGCGCGGGCACCGGCGGGGCCGCGGCCGCCACCGGGACGTCCGGCCGACTGCCGCGCACCACCTCCGCCGACACCCTCGCCACCATGCAGGCCGCGGCCCTCACCGGCTCCGCCGTCTGGATCGGCTACGTCAACGCGGACGGGGCGGCCAGCCAGCGGGTCATCGCGCCGGTCCGGGTCGAGGGCGGCTTCGTCACCGCGTACGACCACACCGCCGACGAGGTCCGCACCTACCCGCTGCACCGCATCACGGGCGTCGCCGAACTGGCCGACGAGGCCGGGTAG
- a CDS encoding cold-shock protein, whose protein sequence is MPTGKVKWFNSEKGFGFLSRDDGGDVFVHSSVLPEGVDALKPGQRVEFGVVAGNRGDQALSVTMLDPTPSVAAAQRRKPDELASIVQDLTTLLENVTQQLERGRYPDKAHGHKIAGMLRAVADQLDV, encoded by the coding sequence GTGCCTACCGGCAAGGTCAAGTGGTTCAACAGTGAGAAGGGCTTCGGCTTTCTCTCCCGCGATGACGGCGGCGACGTCTTCGTGCACTCGTCGGTGCTCCCGGAAGGCGTGGACGCGCTGAAGCCGGGGCAGCGCGTGGAATTCGGTGTAGTGGCGGGAAACCGCGGTGACCAGGCACTTTCGGTAACGATGCTCGACCCGACCCCGTCGGTGGCGGCGGCCCAGCGGCGCAAGCCGGACGAGCTGGCGTCCATCGTCCAGGACTTGACCACCCTGTTGGAGAACGTGACCCAGCAGCTGGAGCGCGGCCGGTATCCCGACAAGGCGCACGGTCACAAGATCGCGGGCATGCTGCGCGCGGTGGCCGACCAGCTCGACGTCTGA